From a region of the uncultured Desulfatiglans sp. genome:
- a CDS encoding conserved hypothetical protein (Evidence 4 : Unknown function but conserved in other organisms), with the protein MAKREITLVIIMALVLAYGAYEIFFSGGKAASPRGAPPAEANVDLNAFVTDMAKNLRKSPEQEKVQQIAKTATLEWAPDPFWDQDYALQTFLHKEEAAGSESAEDLGLMYSGFVELGDTRLAIIDDFEYQKGEWIDPGDYRLEEIHRTSVVLVRKTDGQRFVLQLEE; encoded by the coding sequence TTGGCCAAACGGGAGATAACCCTCGTGATCATCATGGCGCTCGTGCTTGCCTACGGTGCCTATGAGATTTTTTTCTCCGGCGGCAAGGCAGCCTCACCGAGGGGTGCGCCCCCCGCTGAGGCGAACGTCGACCTGAACGCGTTCGTCACAGATATGGCCAAAAACCTTCGCAAGAGCCCCGAACAGGAAAAGGTCCAACAGATCGCCAAGACCGCCACCCTCGAATGGGCCCCGGACCCATTCTGGGACCAGGACTATGCCCTGCAGACCTTCCTCCACAAGGAGGAAGCAGCGGGTTCGGAGAGTGCGGAGGACTTGGGGCTCATGTATTCGGGCTTTGTGGAACTCGGGGACACGCGCCTGGCGATCATCGATGACTTCGAATACCAGAAGGGTGAGTGGATCGATCCGGGTGACTACAGGCTCGAGGAAATCCATCGAACCAGCGTCGTTCTGGTTCGGAAGACAGACGGCCAGCGCTTCGTGCTTCAGCTGGAAGAGTAA
- a CDS encoding hypothetical protein (Evidence 5 : Unknown function) codes for MDRKAFDLIPGQSIRYLILCGAGVALLFLLAVYPSHEALRKAEAHIAGLEAEIAEQDTLGPLFQNLLKELREIGDPPFPLPEPSPLALEELEGLMVQIDAIARGHGMEMQTIRPEPGSPGTGERMPLSLRFLGGWSNLRDFLIQIYALGCVEKIEQLQILSAGKEKLFNLTLVILTKTQKVEG; via the coding sequence ATGGACCGAAAAGCCTTTGACCTAATACCCGGACAGAGCATCCGCTATCTCATCCTGTGCGGTGCGGGGGTGGCCCTGCTGTTTCTCCTGGCCGTCTACCCTTCTCATGAGGCGTTGCGCAAAGCGGAAGCGCACATTGCCGGACTGGAAGCGGAAATCGCCGAACAAGACACGCTCGGCCCCCTCTTTCAAAACCTGCTGAAGGAACTGCGGGAAATCGGCGACCCGCCTTTCCCTCTCCCGGAACCTTCTCCGCTCGCATTGGAGGAGTTGGAGGGCCTCATGGTGCAGATCGATGCCATCGCCCGCGGACACGGAATGGAGATGCAGACCATCCGCCCCGAACCGGGCAGCCCCGGCACAGGTGAGCGGATGCCTCTGAGCCTTAGGTTCCTGGGCGGCTGGTCGAATCTGCGGGATTTTCTGATCCAGATTTATGCCCTGGGCTGCGTCGAAAAGATCGAACAGCTGCAAATTCTTTCGGCCGGCAAGGAGAAGCTCTTCAACCTGACCCTGGTCATCCTGACGAAGACCCAGAAAGTGGAGGGGTGA
- a CDS encoding hypothetical protein (Evidence 5 : Unknown function) gives MFKSHTYKRNHPEVLLGGKDTPLSPQAESTSARTETDISQAPSYEGRPSSGRPRPSSFFKGLLPAKKRLFVGVEMTHTHLRLFKLRKLKSGIPGSWEVLDYLETALETGAKDPTGAAAQRRLRETLNAFCGSERRVSIWALLEPSTCDIRRLQVPRLTRRRLTQAVYWGLRKVVSFDDRETLFDYEILGQTAEGGIPKTEVLAYTLPRSEVNSLKARFSRAGFPLDGVTLPPFALQNMIQIMPAEEAGGLLGLLHVGEAGSCISIFSSQRLVFTRSVRTGMQSFFEALMASGIQEGTAAPRLSLERDKDSLTLGEEALEFGRTHGRRMLSLLTPSPYAHESGPAEAPFAAGDILRIVTPPIERLVRQAELSFSHFAQSTGTHRVEKVFTVGEITHYEPLLRTIQEHLGIPVEPIDPERLQGALTWRTPPPADPGAFGRSSSVLAAAMPTQKTPNLFETHLDREKTARISLLNRAIFAVFLAAVALGLGLLFWQEHVIEQRHSEIARLEAELNRRTPRVNRAILLDLAQKVQAERKQLLDFSERYALLSILNELAAKTPGHIQLVRFAYSDETPPDQAAPPDAKKGPAQDPSPVVKIAVIEGILSGEERSLDIRLSAYLAALETSPLFGNPVVEKQTRRFVDSGAEQTHFVLRMTVYGPKSL, from the coding sequence ATGTTCAAATCTCATACTTACAAACGAAACCATCCGGAGGTCCTTTTGGGAGGCAAAGACACCCCGTTGTCCCCCCAGGCAGAGTCAACCTCTGCCCGCACGGAAACGGATATCAGCCAGGCTCCCTCTTATGAGGGCAGGCCGTCGTCTGGGCGCCCCCGCCCTTCCTCCTTCTTCAAGGGCCTTCTGCCCGCCAAAAAGCGGCTCTTCGTCGGCGTCGAGATGACGCACACCCACCTCCGGCTCTTTAAGCTCCGAAAGCTCAAGAGCGGCATCCCAGGCTCGTGGGAGGTCCTCGACTATCTCGAGACAGCGCTCGAAACCGGGGCGAAAGACCCGACAGGCGCCGCCGCCCAGCGCCGGCTGCGGGAGACTTTGAACGCCTTCTGCGGCAGCGAGCGGCGGGTGTCCATTTGGGCCCTTCTTGAACCCAGCACCTGCGACATCCGCCGTCTGCAGGTGCCGCGTCTGACCCGCAGACGCCTGACCCAGGCCGTTTATTGGGGCCTGCGGAAGGTCGTGAGCTTCGATGACCGCGAGACCCTTTTCGATTACGAGATCCTCGGCCAAACAGCGGAAGGAGGCATTCCGAAGACCGAGGTCCTCGCCTACACGCTGCCCCGGAGCGAAGTCAACAGCCTCAAGGCCCGCTTTTCGCGGGCCGGGTTCCCTCTGGACGGGGTGACCCTGCCTCCCTTCGCCCTCCAGAACATGATCCAGATCATGCCGGCCGAAGAGGCCGGCGGTCTCCTCGGCCTGCTGCATGTCGGGGAGGCAGGCTCCTGCATCAGCATCTTTTCCAGCCAACGACTGGTCTTCACCCGCTCGGTCCGGACCGGCATGCAAAGCTTCTTCGAAGCCTTGATGGCAAGCGGCATCCAGGAGGGGACTGCGGCCCCGCGCCTCTCCCTCGAGCGGGACAAGGACAGCCTCACCCTGGGAGAGGAGGCCTTGGAGTTCGGCAGGACTCACGGCCGGAGAATGCTTTCCCTGCTGACCCCATCCCCCTATGCTCATGAATCAGGGCCCGCGGAGGCACCCTTCGCGGCGGGGGACATCCTGAGGATTGTCACCCCTCCTATCGAGCGCCTGGTGCGCCAGGCCGAACTGAGCTTCAGCCATTTTGCGCAGAGCACCGGCACCCACCGGGTGGAAAAGGTTTTTACCGTCGGAGAGATTACCCATTACGAACCCCTCCTGAGAACCATTCAGGAGCACCTTGGAATCCCGGTCGAGCCTATCGACCCGGAACGCCTCCAAGGCGCGCTGACATGGCGCACGCCCCCCCCAGCCGACCCCGGGGCATTCGGTCGTTCGAGCTCCGTTCTCGCTGCCGCCATGCCGACCCAGAAAACCCCGAATCTCTTCGAAACGCATCTCGACAGAGAAAAAACCGCCCGGATCAGCCTACTTAACCGGGCCATTTTCGCCGTCTTTCTGGCTGCCGTCGCCTTGGGGCTTGGCCTCCTGTTCTGGCAGGAGCATGTGATCGAACAGCGGCACTCAGAGATCGCCCGCCTCGAGGCCGAGCTGAACCGCCGCACTCCGAGGGTGAACCGGGCCATCCTGCTCGATCTGGCGCAAAAGGTCCAGGCAGAGCGCAAACAACTCCTCGATTTTTCGGAACGCTATGCCCTCCTATCCATCCTGAACGAACTCGCAGCCAAGACCCCCGGGCACATCCAACTGGTCCGGTTCGCCTACTCGGACGAGACCCCCCCGGACCAGGCCGCGCCCCCCGATGCCAAGAAGGGTCCGGCCCAGGATCCTTCTCCGGTGGTCAAGATCGCCGTCATCGAGGGCATCCTGTCCGGGGAGGAACGTAGCCTCGATATCCGTCTGAGCGCCTACCTGGCGGCGCTGGAAACATCGCCCCTCTTCGGAAACCCTGTTGTCGAAAAACAGACCCGCCGTTTCGTGGACAGCGGGGCGGAGCAAACCCATTTTGTGCTGCGGATGACCGTCTATGGACCGAAAAGCCTTTGA
- a CDS encoding hypothetical protein (Evidence 5 : Unknown function), giving the protein MTQETPRTSPVQTRSRRFRVVCSVWLALAAAVILAGCGARKQDFRSELMARSQAAAAATDRSEPVLPDLTPADYERLGDAHIAQGDFYLAFLQYEKALASDGSNPRLLYKKGLAFLLAGNDEEALKEFQKVLRFDPDHAPAQEGMGQALYRTGKYAEAEGHLEKAVELDPKRWKAYAYLGLLRDRQKRFPEAVAFYEKAIGLQPGEGSTYNNLGVSYLRMGLLDKAVLCFYAAIENGYAHDRVYNNLGVALARAGNEEEALQAFKKAGGEAQAWNNLGCVHLEKGDYEKAMHAFEQAIETSPTFYVTASENLAKARAGLNLRQTNDYESRSNIEK; this is encoded by the coding sequence ATGACGCAAGAAACCCCCAGGACATCCCCTGTGCAGACTCGATCCCGCCGCTTCCGGGTGGTCTGTTCCGTGTGGCTCGCTCTCGCGGCGGCCGTCATCCTGGCCGGTTGTGGCGCGCGGAAGCAGGATTTCCGGTCGGAGCTCATGGCGCGCAGCCAGGCTGCAGCCGCTGCCACCGACCGCTCCGAACCGGTCCTGCCGGACCTCACCCCGGCGGATTATGAACGTTTGGGCGACGCCCATATCGCGCAAGGGGATTTCTATCTGGCCTTCCTTCAATATGAAAAGGCCCTTGCCTCCGATGGATCGAACCCGCGGCTGCTTTACAAGAAGGGCCTCGCTTTTCTCCTGGCGGGAAACGACGAGGAGGCCCTGAAGGAGTTTCAAAAGGTCCTCCGATTCGACCCCGACCATGCCCCGGCCCAAGAGGGGATGGGGCAGGCCCTGTACCGTACGGGAAAATACGCCGAGGCCGAAGGGCATCTGGAAAAGGCCGTCGAACTCGACCCCAAGCGCTGGAAGGCATACGCTTACTTGGGGCTCCTTCGCGACCGGCAGAAACGGTTTCCCGAGGCGGTCGCCTTCTACGAGAAGGCCATTGGCCTGCAACCCGGCGAAGGATCCACCTACAACAACCTGGGGGTGTCCTACCTGCGGATGGGGCTCCTCGACAAGGCCGTCCTTTGCTTTTATGCGGCGATAGAAAACGGGTATGCCCATGACCGGGTTTACAACAACCTCGGCGTGGCATTGGCAAGGGCGGGAAACGAGGAGGAGGCCCTCCAGGCCTTCAAAAAGGCCGGTGGCGAAGCCCAGGCCTGGAATAATCTCGGCTGCGTCCACCTTGAAAAGGGTGATTATGAAAAGGCCATGCATGCCTTCGAACAAGCCATCGAGACAAGCCCAACATTCTATGTCACGGCGAGCGAAAATCTTGCCAAGGCGCGCGCCGGCCTGAACCTAAGGCAAACGAATGATTATGAATCTCGTTCAAATATCGAGAAATGA
- a CDS encoding Type II secretion system protein, translating into MEILGQISRLFQPPIMLALFAFLVTIVLLSLSYHSARNRQRRQRLIRKIRELETTPEPVPDAPPEKRDSRENPFFTFLKALGSKAASDKSVDASASRIMFARAGLYGEHVLASFWGAKTLLGIGAPLLFLLARLLLFKMMSPMATLYIGLALAFAGFYLPNLWVQNRFSKRRTTIFKGLPDAIDLLVICVEAGMGLNAAIGHVAQELKLAHPELSKELTLVTLEMRAGKSRKEALKSLAVRTALDDVESLVTVLNQTEQFGTSVSRSLRVFSDSFRSKRFQKAEEIAGKLSVKLTIPCILFIFPALFVVLAAPAMIRVFEIFLNR; encoded by the coding sequence GTGGAAATCCTCGGACAGATTTCACGTTTGTTCCAGCCACCGATCATGCTTGCGCTCTTCGCCTTTCTGGTGACTATCGTCCTGCTCAGCCTTTCGTATCACTCCGCGCGGAATCGGCAGCGGAGGCAGAGGCTGATTCGGAAGATCAGAGAACTGGAAACAACCCCCGAGCCCGTCCCGGATGCCCCGCCCGAAAAGCGGGATTCCAGAGAAAACCCCTTTTTCACTTTCTTGAAGGCCCTCGGAAGCAAGGCCGCATCGGATAAATCCGTGGATGCCTCCGCCTCCAGGATCATGTTCGCCCGCGCAGGCCTTTACGGTGAACACGTGCTGGCCTCATTCTGGGGGGCGAAAACCCTGCTCGGCATCGGCGCGCCCCTCCTCTTCCTTTTGGCGCGCCTGCTCCTCTTCAAAATGATGAGCCCTATGGCCACCCTCTATATCGGCCTTGCGCTCGCCTTCGCGGGGTTTTACCTTCCCAACCTCTGGGTCCAGAACCGTTTCTCCAAGCGGAGAACCACCATCTTCAAAGGGCTCCCGGACGCCATCGATCTGCTGGTCATCTGTGTGGAGGCCGGCATGGGACTGAACGCCGCGATCGGCCACGTGGCCCAGGAACTCAAGCTGGCCCATCCCGAACTGAGCAAAGAACTGACTCTCGTCACGCTCGAGATGCGGGCGGGAAAATCCCGCAAAGAAGCCCTTAAATCCCTCGCCGTGAGAACTGCCCTCGACGATGTCGAAAGCCTCGTTACGGTTCTGAACCAGACTGAACAGTTCGGCACCAGCGTCAGCCGGAGCCTGCGCGTCTTTTCCGATTCGTTTCGCAGCAAACGCTTTCAGAAGGCCGAGGAGATCGCCGGCAAGCTTTCGGTAAAGCTGACGATTCCCTGCATCCTGTTCATCTTTCCGGCGCTTTTCGTGGTTCTGGCCGCCCCGGCCATGATCCGTGTCTTTGAAATATTTCTGAACCGATGA
- a CDS encoding Type II secretion system protein, with protein sequence MKLLAVGILIFLVTVVVLELLLYALRTLRNPYAVKTKKRVKALSTYEQRRETVDIERNRALSSVPLLEKILAFMPGIRKLDRMIVQARASYPPGFFVLLSLLLFMTTFLFGKLLFTHPAARLLTALLAATAPFYYLKFRHKQQMAKFERQLPDALDLIARSLRAGHALTGGMKIVADEFNDPLGPEFDQTLDEINFGPSVTQALKNLAARVDNPDLSLFVTVVILQRETGGNLAEVMENLADIIRQRFKFRGKVRAISAEGKTTAMVLVAIPCLVAVALFFINPDYIDILLTEPLGKLFLGIAVLMMFLGILVIRRMIRIEV encoded by the coding sequence ATGAAGCTCCTGGCTGTCGGCATTCTCATCTTCCTCGTGACGGTGGTCGTTCTCGAGCTCCTCTTGTATGCGCTCAGGACACTCAGAAACCCCTATGCCGTCAAGACCAAAAAAAGAGTCAAGGCCCTTTCGACCTACGAGCAAAGAAGGGAAACCGTCGACATCGAGCGCAACAGGGCGCTGAGCAGCGTCCCCCTGCTGGAGAAGATACTCGCCTTCATGCCCGGCATCCGGAAACTCGACCGGATGATCGTTCAGGCAAGGGCCTCCTACCCCCCTGGTTTTTTCGTTCTGCTGTCCCTGCTGCTTTTCATGACGACCTTCCTGTTCGGAAAATTGCTTTTCACCCATCCGGCCGCGCGCTTGCTGACCGCCTTGCTTGCGGCCACCGCACCTTTTTACTATTTGAAGTTCAGGCACAAGCAGCAGATGGCCAAGTTCGAACGCCAGCTGCCGGATGCCCTGGACCTCATTGCCCGCTCGCTCAGGGCCGGACACGCGTTGACCGGCGGCATGAAGATCGTGGCCGACGAATTCAATGATCCTCTGGGGCCCGAATTCGATCAGACCCTCGATGAGATCAATTTCGGGCCGAGCGTGACACAGGCACTGAAGAATCTGGCCGCGCGGGTGGACAACCCCGACCTGTCCCTTTTCGTGACCGTTGTGATCCTCCAGCGCGAGACCGGCGGGAATCTGGCGGAGGTCATGGAGAACCTTGCAGACATCATCCGGCAGAGATTCAAATTCCGCGGCAAGGTGCGCGCCATCTCGGCCGAAGGGAAGACCACGGCCATGGTGCTGGTCGCCATTCCCTGCCTGGTGGCCGTCGCGCTGTTTTTCATCAACCCCGACTATATCGACATTCTTCTGACCGAGCCTTTGGGCAAGCTCTTTCTCGGCATCGCGGTTTTGATGATGTTCCTGGGCATCCTTGTCATCCGCCGAATGATCAGGATCGAGGTGTAG